The DNA region TGCCGATTTCTCGTATTTTCTCGGTCAGTACCTCCGCGATCTGAGCAGGCAGATACACTAGATGTTGTGAAAGTAAAATCTGCGTTTCGATCTCTGCCAGCGACCCGGAGGCAATTGATATAAATCTCAGATATTCTTTGCGGCTGCGACGGCCATTGCCTTCGGCGATATTGCTTGGAATCGAAATGGCCGAGCGTCGGATCTGGGCCGTCAGTCCGTAGCACTCTTCCTGTGGGAAAATCGACGTAGCTTTATAGGTCTCGACAACGAGATCCATCGACTTCTGCCAGACTTTCAGTTCCTTGAATCGACCCATTTTCTTCTCCTTTCGGTTATTTGCTTTGCTGATCCCTGATCCCTGATCCCTGATCCCTGATCCCTGATCCCTGATCTCTGATCCCTGCCTCTCAGTCATACATCCCGTCGGCAAACCATTTCTCCTTTGTCGAGTCGTAATAGATCCGGTAGAGCCCGCCGCGTGCGAGCTCGACGTCCCAGTAACTTCGCTCCACCGGATGGTCCGACCACCACCCTTCTTCCAGACGCCACGGTCCCGAAGCCACCCGAACCGCTCCCTCGATGCGCGACTCCTTCGAGTCGAGCGGGCGAAGTCGCACGGGGCGGGTCTCCCGAGAGGTGTCGAGCTCGAGGATCACCTCGAGCTCGACGGGAGGGCGGATCGTCCGGACGGTGAGGAGTCCCCGGTGCGGTGCCGGATCCCGCCGGTTCATCGGAGGAGGGGGAGGGTCGAAGGCGACGAGATTGAATCGTTCGGGAGACCGGCTGTCGACCGTTCGTGGCGAGCCGACCCGCTCGCGGCTGACCATTGAGCTGAGCCGCGCAATCGTCGTTGCGATCCTGTCGGGCGACATCGCGGGCGGACCGAAAAGCGACATCTGCGCGGTCCGAGGCCGGTCCGGATGTGCCGTGAAGAGGAAGCCGGTGACCGGCGCCCCCGGCGGTGTCGCTTCGAGCTCGAGCCTGACGAAGGTCAGCAGCGTTTTGACCTCTCGAGTCGGAGTCGGCAGCCGGATCGTTCGATCGTGAAAGCCGTCGGGCTCGAGGCGGAGCGACACCTCGAGAATCCTGCAGGAAAACCCGAGCGACTCCATCCGGCGGCAGAGCCGGTCGAGCGCCGCATTCGCGACGAAGAGAAACGGCTCGAGAGCCACCAGCGGCCACTCCAGATCCATCCCCTCGCTGAACTCCGGCGGCGGCACGCGCGGAATGATCGGAGTCGGATCGAATCCTCGTGCGGAACAATGAAGCTGCCGGCCGGTCTCGCCCAGCCGCGTCGCCACTTCCGCTTCCGAAAGATTCGCGAGCTCTCCGATCGAACGGATCCCCCATCGGTCGAGCGTCCGTCCGATCTCGAGCCCGGGATCGAGACGCTCGATCGGAAGCGGCGCCAGGAACTTCATCTCGTCTCCCGGCTCGACGATCGTCGGAGACTCCGGAAGCTCGGCCGCGATCCGTGCCGCGAGCTTGCTCGCTGCGATTCCGACCCGCGCGCGGAGCCCTTCCCGTTCCGCCTCGTGCAAAGCCGAGGAGGCGAGCGCGCGCTCCGGATGATCCGAACCCGCGTAGTGCCGCTCGAGCCCCGAGATTTCCATGTAAGCCACTCCCGCCGCGCCGTCCTCGACACGGGGAGAAAGACGGGCCGCGACATCGAGAAGCGCTTCCTGCGCTGCTTTCTCGCAGTCGGCGTCGCGCCCTCGTGCGATGAGGCCGGGGACGATCGCACGCCCCTGGGGAAGCGTCATCCCGGCGCGCACCCCGAGCACGCGCGCCCGCTTCGAGGCGGCCGCGATGAAAGCGCGCGATCCATTCCCCTCGACGATGGCAACCGTTTCGGTCGCGAGCTCCGGCTCGCTTCGCAGCCGGGCAGCGAGAGGAAAGAGCGGAACGTAGAAGCAGGCGATTCGCATGGTTGAGCAGGAGCCAGGATTCAGGAGCCAGGATTCAGGAACCAGGATTCAGATTCCGGCGCCAGAGTTAGGTTGAAGTGATTTCCGGAGGCCGTTAAGCATTCGGCCTATTTCACGACAACATTCCATGGCGGGCTCGAGATCGGGATCTGGCAGATAGTTCAATCGCGAAGCCAGAATCATTTGAGTTTCGAGCTCGGCGAGTGACCCAAGTGCGATTGATAAATGATTCAGGTATGCCCCGGTCGAAGATCGCGCATGACCTTCTGCAATGTTTGAAGGAATCGATATCACCGAACGTCGAATCTGAGCTGTCAGTCCGAAAACTTCCTCGCGGGGCATTCCTTCAGTCAAGTGATAGATCTCGACTACGAGATCCATCGCTCTTTTCCAAACGCGCAGATGTTTGAAGCTCTTGATTTTTTTCGGATCAAATCCAGCATCCCTCACATCTTGCACTCCATTCCAATGCTGGTTCATGAATCTCCACGTCTGATTTCCATCCACACCACGACATTCGATCGTTGTTTCATCGAATCGTGAATCCTGAGTGTCTTTTGCTGAAGGCCTCACCATTTGATTACCTTTCTGAATCCTGGTTCCTGAATCCTGGTTCCTGAATCCTGGCTCCTGAATCCTCATATCCTCATCCGCAGCGACATTGCCGCGGACTGCGTCGTCGTTCGTGTCCGATGCTTCGCCAGATGCAGCCGGGAGCCGATCCCCGTCAGAAGCGAGGGCCCCGAGCCCCGCCGGTGCCAGAAGACCCGCTCCTGACGAGTCATCAGCGAGGCTTCTTTTCCAAGATTGCAGGCCGGCCACGGCGCCGAGACGAGGAGGATGCC from Acidobacteriota bacterium includes:
- a CDS encoding DNA polymerase Y family protein, with the protein product MRIACFYVPLFPLAARLRSEPELATETVAIVEGNGSRAFIAAASKRARVLGVRAGMTLPQGRAIVPGLIARGRDADCEKAAQEALLDVAARLSPRVEDGAAGVAYMEISGLERHYAGSDHPERALASSALHEAEREGLRARVGIAASKLAARIAAELPESPTIVEPGDEMKFLAPLPIERLDPGLEIGRTLDRWGIRSIGELANLSEAEVATRLGETGRQLHCSARGFDPTPIIPRVPPPEFSEGMDLEWPLVALEPFLFVANAALDRLCRRMESLGFSCRILEVSLRLEPDGFHDRTIRLPTPTREVKTLLTFVRLELEATPPGAPVTGFLFTAHPDRPRTAQMSLFGPPAMSPDRIATTIARLSSMVSRERVGSPRTVDSRSPERFNLVAFDPPPPPMNRRDPAPHRGLLTVRTIRPPVELEVILELDTSRETRPVRLRPLDSKESRIEGAVRVASGPWRLEEGWWSDHPVERSYWDVELARGGLYRIYYDSTKEKWFADGMYD
- a CDS encoding four helix bundle protein, with amino-acid sequence MNQHWNGVQDVRDAGFDPKKIKSFKHLRVWKRAMDLVVEIYHLTEGMPREEVFGLTAQIRRSVISIPSNIAEGHARSSTGAYLNHLSIALGSLAELETQMILASRLNYLPDPDLEPAMECCREIGRMLNGLRKSLQPNSGAGI
- a CDS encoding four helix bundle protein, with protein sequence MGRFKELKVWQKSMDLVVETYKATSIFPQEECYGLTAQIRRSAISIPSNIAEGNGRRSRKEYLRFISIASGSLAEIETQILLSQHLVYLPAQIAEVLTEKIREIGRMLIGLRESLESDALVNRQRRVLLVSQPDP